One segment of Solanum lycopersicum chromosome 1, SLM_r2.1 DNA contains the following:
- the LOC138340865 gene encoding uncharacterized protein — MLMDDLEDKLGGEDATLMEVPIPLLESQETKTDVVENMDKQRKDGDDKDAILMEVPTYFMTHDESIADVLERMDRHHEIARRNAIMAIPISSIAPQGGVSLHHKVDPIDAIMAVPLSSIAPQTGVSLNMDKQNKVDADEETTLMDISISFLALEKASIEFLQNMDKKYQVDGDEDATLIDVPISFIALQKANTDIVQNEIVPKNMHYMHTHTFEQRRQNWIINNISRPSGLIIDYVYLHLETKKKFRSLIEVYKFVVYGEVPEIAKKSRENEETFQATPRRKQLVRGKKLIKNYVVGTCTKSYDGVYIKNRGEAKYLSQRDIPSNIEKKRKRGNEDLYGHQQVKLGDDAMLVNSGDDTLSSPIQSFFYLWDFELVTEAYNENLS; from the exons ATGTTAATGGATGATTTAGAG GACAAACTTGGTGGTGAAGATGCTACATTGATGGAAGTTCCCATACCTTTACTTGAATCTCAAGAAACAAAAACTGATGTTGTTGAG AATATGGATAAGCAACGAAAAGATGGTGATGATAAGGATGCAATATTAATGGAAGTTCCAACATATTTTATGACACATGATGAATCAATAGCCGATGTTTTAGAG AGAATGGATAGGCACCATGAAATTGCTCGCAGAAATGCAATAATGGCTATCCCCATATCTTCTATTGCACCACAAGGTGGTGTCTCATTG CATCACAAAGTTGATCCTATAGATGCAATAATGGCAGTTCCTCTATCTTCGATTGCACCACAAACTGGTGTCTCATTG AATATGGATAAGCAGAACAAAGTTGATGCTGATGAGGAAACAACATTAATGGACATTTCGATATCTTTTCTTGCACTGGAAAAAGCAAGCATCGAATTTTTGCAG AATATGGATAAGAAGTACCAAGTTGATGGTGATGAGGATGCAACATTAATTGACGTTCCGATATCTTTTATTGCACTCCAAAAAGCTAACACAGATATTGTTCAG AATGAGATTGTACCAAAAAATATGCACTACATGCATACTCATACATTTGAACAAAGAAGGCAAAATTGGATCATCAATAATATTTCTCGTCCAAGTGGCTTAATAATAGATTAT GTCTACCTTCATTTggagacaaaaaaaaagtttcgaTCTTTGatagaagtgtataaatttgTTGTATATGGGGAAGTTCCTGAAATAGCAAAGAAATCgagagaaaatgaagaaacatTTCAG GCGACACCAAGGCGTAAACAACTTGTGCGCggtaaaaaattgataaaaaactATGTAGTTGGAACATGTACTAAATCTTATGATGGGGTATACATTAAGAATCGGGGAGAAGCTAAGTACTTATCTCAACGTGACATCCCTTCAAACATTG aaaaaaagagaaaaagaggaaATGAAGATTTATATGGGCATCAACAAGTGAAGTTAGGAGATGATGCAATGCTTGTTAACTCAGGAGATGATACATTAAGTTCTCCAATACAATCTTTTTTTTACCTTTGGGATTTTGAGCTCGTAACCGAGGCATACAATGAAAATCTTTCTTAG